One window from the genome of Chrysemys picta bellii isolate R12L10 chromosome 15, ASM1138683v2, whole genome shotgun sequence encodes:
- the CHFR gene encoding E3 ubiquitin-protein ligase CHFR isoform X14 → MKNLDKYHWRIPDVAYLYESFNAKQDVTQEPVEANVENTCHLTKDTSHIGRSDDGTQITSSLPATQSCYEEPQPSTSTSNLFNASSTSLIERASAEQDNPSTSEPRCPGASHEEQGQLYANSETSTITSNIIDKEKNESSTSEPQREEEEDLEPAKKKIKGDESASPYLQMTAPNQCIIKAGSEGAKTTNVKPDKMEETLTCIICQELLHDCVSLQPCMHTFCAACYSGWMERSSLCPTCRCPVERICKNHILNNLVEAYLIQHPDKCRNEEDVRSMDARNKITQDMLQPKVRRSFSDEEGSSEDLLELSDVDSESSDISQPYIVCRQCPGYRRHSIPPLPCPGQEGEAGGLQALGDAPSTSANFPATVQEYVCPSQGSHVICTCCFQPMPDRRAEREQNPNIAPQQCTVCLQPFCHLYWGCTRMACFGCLAPFCEINLGDKCLDGILNNNHYESDILKEYLAFRGFTWKNMLNESLLALQREVFMLSDYRITGNTVLCYCCGLRSFRELAYQYRQNIPAAELPVTVTSRPDCYWGRNCRTQVKAHHAIIEIYS, encoded by the exons ATGTTGCTTATCTCTATGAATCCTTCAATGCAAAACAAgatgtaacacaagaaccagtag AAGCTAATGTAGAAAATACTTGCCATCTGACCAAAGATACCTCACATATAGGAAGAAGTGATGATGGAACCCAAATTACCTCATCACTGCCAGCCACTCAGTCTTGCTATGAGGAACCACAGCCATCTACTTCTACATCTAACCTCTTTAATGCTTCTTCTACCTCTCTTATCGAGCGGGCATCTGCTGAGCAGGATAATCCTTCAACATCTG AACCTAGGTGTCCTGGAGCATCACATGAAGAACAAGGACAGCTGTATGCAAATAGTGAAACTTCCACTATCACTTCAAATATCATTGataaagagaaaaatgaaagTTCTACATCAGAGCCtcaaagggaagaggaggaggacttgGAGCctgcaaagaagaaaataaaaggag ATGAGAGTGCTAGTCCATACCTTCAGATGACCGCTCCAAATCAATGTATAATTAAAGCTGGATCTGAAGGTGCAAAAACAACAAATGTGAAACCAGACAAAATGGAAGAAACACTCACTTGCATTATCTGCCAGGAATTGCTGCATGACTGTGTCAG CTTGCAGCCCTGCATGCACACCTTCTGTGCTGCCTGCTACTCAGGGTGGATGGAACGGTCTTCTCTCTGTCCAACTTGCCGTTGTCCAGTTGAACGTATCTGTAAGAACCATATACTGAATAACTTGGTTGAAGCCTATCTAATCCAAcatccag ATAAGTGTCGTAATGAAGAGGATGTACGTAGTATGGATGCCAGAAACAAAATCACTCAAGACATGCTGCAGCCTAAAGTGCGAAGGTCATTTTCAGATGAAGAAGGAAGTTCTGAGGATCTGCTGGAACTGTCGGATGTAGATAGTGAATCCTCCGATATCAG TCAGCCTTATATAGTGTGCAGACAGTGCCCAGGATATCGCCGACACTCCATTCCGCCACTTCCTTGCCCAGGCCAAGAGGGGGAAGCAGGAGGATTGCAAGCATTGGGAGATGCACCATCGACGTCTGCTAACTTTCCTGCAA CTGTCCAGGAGTATGTTTGTCCTTCTCAAGGAAGTCATGTAATATGCACGTGCTGTTTTCAACCAATGCCAGACCGAAGAGCAGAGCGTGAACAGAATCCCAATATTGCCCCTCAGCAAT GCACAGTTTGTCTACAGCCGTTCTGTCACTTGTACTGGGGCTGCACTCGGATGGCATGTTTTGGCTGCTTGGCACCATTCTGTG AAATAAATCTTGGTGACAAGTGTTTAGATGGAATCCTAAACAACAACCATTATGAGTCGGATATTCTAAAG GAATACCTGGCATTCAGGGGTTTTACATGGAAAAACATGTTAAATGAAAGTCTCTTAGCTCTTCAAAGAGAAGTTTTTATGCTGTCAG ATTACAGAATTACTGGGAACACAGTGCTTTGTTATTGTTGTGGCCTCCGCAGCTTCCGAGAGCTCGCCTACCAGTATAGGCAGAATattcctgctgctgaattgccag TGACTGTCACATCACGTCCTGATTGCTACTGGGGGCGCAATTGCCGGACTCAGGTTAAAGCACACCATGCTAT AATTGAAATTTATTCCTAG
- the LOC135975825 gene encoding myb/SANT-like DNA-binding domain-containing protein 2, which produces MQADNRKRAPAWTVREVLDLIAVWGEDSVLAELRSKRRNAKIFEKISKGMMERGHNRDSDQCRVKVKELRQAYQKTKEANGRSGSEPRTCRYYAELHAILGGAATTNPPVFVDSGSGIVSTPEDSADGVEEEEEEEDELAESTQHSILPNSQDLFITLTEVPSQASQASQASTQDSDPMEGTSAAANSSSLPPPSRRLSQIRRRKKKTREEMFSEIMQSSRSDRAHLNEWKETVSKYRKEVSEREERRDQREDMRDQREERRDQREERRDARDERWRQEDQRMKEATLGLLQRLVEVQERLLENRLPLQPLFHPPPSPCSVSSSPRRVRTRGGRLRTPSHSTPVDSPSKRLSFF; this is translated from the exons atgcaggctgataatcgaaaaagagcaccagcatggaccgtgagggaggtactggatctgatcgctgtatggggagaggattcagtgcttgcagaacttcgttctaaaagacgaaatgcaaaaatttttgaaaaaatctccaagggcatgatggagagaggccacaatagggactcagatcagtgccgcgtgaaagtcaaggaactcagacaagcctatcagaaaacaaaggaggcaaacggtcgctccgggtcagagccgcggacatgccgctactacgccgagctgcatgcaattctagggggggctgccaccactaacccacctgtgttcgtggattctgggtcggggatagtctcgacgcctgaggattctgccgatggggtagaggaggaggaggaggaggaggatgagcttgcagagagcacacagcactccattctccccaacagccaggatctttttatcaccctgactgaagtaccctcccaagcctcccaagcctcccaagccagtacccaagactctgaccccatggaaggcacctcag cagctgcaaattcctcaagcctccctcctccatcccgaaggttatcacagataaggcgtcgtaaaaaaaagacgcgagaagagatgttttctgaaattatgcaatccagcaggagtgacagagctcatctgaatgagtggaaggaaacagtttcaaagtataggaaagaagtcagtgaacgtgaggagaggagggaccaacgtgaggacatgagggaccaacgtgaggagaggagagaccaacgtgaggagaggagagacgctcgagatgagaggtggcgtcaggaagaccagaggatgaaggaagcaacgctggggctgctccagcgtctggtggaggttcaggaacggctgctggaaaacagactgccgcttcagcccctgttccaccctcccccctccccatgttccgtatcctcctcacccagacgtgtaagaacgcggggggggaggctccgtacaccttcccattccaccccagtagacagcccaagcaaaaggctgtcatttttttaa
- the CHFR gene encoding E3 ubiquitin-protein ligase CHFR isoform X12 — MKNLDKYHWRIPDVAYLYESFNAKQDVTQEPVEANVENTCHLTKDTSHIGRSDDGTQITSSLPATQSCYEEPQPSTSTSNLFNASSTSLIERASAEQDNPSTSGSQSSIFIPVPAFPTLEPRCPGASHEEQGQLYANSETSTITSNIIDKEKNESSTSEPQREEEEDLEPAKKKIKGDESASPYLQMTAPNQCIIKAGSEGAKTTNVKPDKMEETLTCIICQELLHDCVSLQPCMHTFCAACYSGWMERSSLCPTCRCPVERICKNHILNNLVEAYLIQHPDKCRNEEDVRSMDARNKITQDMLQPKVRRSFSDEEGSSEDLLELSDVDSESSDISQPYIVCRQCPGYRRHSIPPLPCPGQEGEAGGLQALGDAPSTSANFPATVQEYVCPSQGSHVICTCCFQPMPDRRAEREQNPNIAPQQCTVCLQPFCHLYWGCTRMACFGCLAPFCEINLGDKCLDGILNNNHYESDILKEYLAFRGFTWKNMLNESLLALQREVFMLSDYRITGNTVLCYCCGLRSFRELAYQYRQNIPAAELPVTVTSRPDCYWGRNCRTQVKAHHAIFSLGALMYICESYL; from the exons ATGTTGCTTATCTCTATGAATCCTTCAATGCAAAACAAgatgtaacacaagaaccagtag AAGCTAATGTAGAAAATACTTGCCATCTGACCAAAGATACCTCACATATAGGAAGAAGTGATGATGGAACCCAAATTACCTCATCACTGCCAGCCACTCAGTCTTGCTATGAGGAACCACAGCCATCTACTTCTACATCTAACCTCTTTAATGCTTCTTCTACCTCTCTTATCGAGCGGGCATCTGCTGAGCAGGATAATCCTTCAACATCTG GATCACAGTCCTCTATTTTCATTCCTGTGCCTGCTTTCCCCACTCTAGAACCTAGGTGTCCTGGAGCATCACATGAAGAACAAGGACAGCTGTATGCAAATAGTGAAACTTCCACTATCACTTCAAATATCATTGataaagagaaaaatgaaagTTCTACATCAGAGCCtcaaagggaagaggaggaggacttgGAGCctgcaaagaagaaaataaaaggag ATGAGAGTGCTAGTCCATACCTTCAGATGACCGCTCCAAATCAATGTATAATTAAAGCTGGATCTGAAGGTGCAAAAACAACAAATGTGAAACCAGACAAAATGGAAGAAACACTCACTTGCATTATCTGCCAGGAATTGCTGCATGACTGTGTCAG CTTGCAGCCCTGCATGCACACCTTCTGTGCTGCCTGCTACTCAGGGTGGATGGAACGGTCTTCTCTCTGTCCAACTTGCCGTTGTCCAGTTGAACGTATCTGTAAGAACCATATACTGAATAACTTGGTTGAAGCCTATCTAATCCAAcatccag ATAAGTGTCGTAATGAAGAGGATGTACGTAGTATGGATGCCAGAAACAAAATCACTCAAGACATGCTGCAGCCTAAAGTGCGAAGGTCATTTTCAGATGAAGAAGGAAGTTCTGAGGATCTGCTGGAACTGTCGGATGTAGATAGTGAATCCTCCGATATCAG TCAGCCTTATATAGTGTGCAGACAGTGCCCAGGATATCGCCGACACTCCATTCCGCCACTTCCTTGCCCAGGCCAAGAGGGGGAAGCAGGAGGATTGCAAGCATTGGGAGATGCACCATCGACGTCTGCTAACTTTCCTGCAA CTGTCCAGGAGTATGTTTGTCCTTCTCAAGGAAGTCATGTAATATGCACGTGCTGTTTTCAACCAATGCCAGACCGAAGAGCAGAGCGTGAACAGAATCCCAATATTGCCCCTCAGCAAT GCACAGTTTGTCTACAGCCGTTCTGTCACTTGTACTGGGGCTGCACTCGGATGGCATGTTTTGGCTGCTTGGCACCATTCTGTG AAATAAATCTTGGTGACAAGTGTTTAGATGGAATCCTAAACAACAACCATTATGAGTCGGATATTCTAAAG GAATACCTGGCATTCAGGGGTTTTACATGGAAAAACATGTTAAATGAAAGTCTCTTAGCTCTTCAAAGAGAAGTTTTTATGCTGTCAG ATTACAGAATTACTGGGAACACAGTGCTTTGTTATTGTTGTGGCCTCCGCAGCTTCCGAGAGCTCGCCTACCAGTATAGGCAGAATattcctgctgctgaattgccag TGACTGTCACATCACGTCCTGATTGCTACTGGGGGCGCAATTGCCGGACTCAGGTTAAAGCACACCATGCTAT ATTTAGTTTAGGTGCTTTGATGTACATCTGCGAGAGTTATCTGTAG
- the CHFR gene encoding E3 ubiquitin-protein ligase CHFR isoform X13: MKNLDKYHWRIPDVAYLYESFNAKQDVTQEPVEANVENTCHLTKDTSHIGRSDDGTQITSSLPATQSCYEEPQPSTSTSNLFNASSTSLIERASAEQDNPSTSEPRCPGASHEEQGQLYANSETSTITSNIIDKEKNESSTSEPQREEEEDLEPAKKKIKGDESASPYLQMTAPNQCIIKAGSEGAKTTNVKPDKMEETLTCIICQELLHDCVSLQPCMHTFCAACYSGWMERSSLCPTCRCPVERICKNHILNNLVEAYLIQHPDKCRNEEDVRSMDARNKITQDMLQPKVRRSFSDEEGSSEDLLELSDVDSESSDISQPYIVCRQCPGYRRHSIPPLPCPGQEGEAGGLQALGDAPSTSANFPATVQEYVCPSQGSHVICTCCFQPMPDRRAEREQNPNIAPQQCTVCLQPFCHLYWGCTRMACFGCLAPFCEINLGDKCLDGILNNNHYESDILKEYLAFRGFTWKNMLNESLLALQREVFMLSDYRITGNTVLCYCCGLRSFRELAYQYRQNIPAAELPVTVTSRPDCYWGRNCRTQVKAHHAMKFNHICEQTRFKN; encoded by the exons ATGTTGCTTATCTCTATGAATCCTTCAATGCAAAACAAgatgtaacacaagaaccagtag AAGCTAATGTAGAAAATACTTGCCATCTGACCAAAGATACCTCACATATAGGAAGAAGTGATGATGGAACCCAAATTACCTCATCACTGCCAGCCACTCAGTCTTGCTATGAGGAACCACAGCCATCTACTTCTACATCTAACCTCTTTAATGCTTCTTCTACCTCTCTTATCGAGCGGGCATCTGCTGAGCAGGATAATCCTTCAACATCTG AACCTAGGTGTCCTGGAGCATCACATGAAGAACAAGGACAGCTGTATGCAAATAGTGAAACTTCCACTATCACTTCAAATATCATTGataaagagaaaaatgaaagTTCTACATCAGAGCCtcaaagggaagaggaggaggacttgGAGCctgcaaagaagaaaataaaaggag ATGAGAGTGCTAGTCCATACCTTCAGATGACCGCTCCAAATCAATGTATAATTAAAGCTGGATCTGAAGGTGCAAAAACAACAAATGTGAAACCAGACAAAATGGAAGAAACACTCACTTGCATTATCTGCCAGGAATTGCTGCATGACTGTGTCAG CTTGCAGCCCTGCATGCACACCTTCTGTGCTGCCTGCTACTCAGGGTGGATGGAACGGTCTTCTCTCTGTCCAACTTGCCGTTGTCCAGTTGAACGTATCTGTAAGAACCATATACTGAATAACTTGGTTGAAGCCTATCTAATCCAAcatccag ATAAGTGTCGTAATGAAGAGGATGTACGTAGTATGGATGCCAGAAACAAAATCACTCAAGACATGCTGCAGCCTAAAGTGCGAAGGTCATTTTCAGATGAAGAAGGAAGTTCTGAGGATCTGCTGGAACTGTCGGATGTAGATAGTGAATCCTCCGATATCAG TCAGCCTTATATAGTGTGCAGACAGTGCCCAGGATATCGCCGACACTCCATTCCGCCACTTCCTTGCCCAGGCCAAGAGGGGGAAGCAGGAGGATTGCAAGCATTGGGAGATGCACCATCGACGTCTGCTAACTTTCCTGCAA CTGTCCAGGAGTATGTTTGTCCTTCTCAAGGAAGTCATGTAATATGCACGTGCTGTTTTCAACCAATGCCAGACCGAAGAGCAGAGCGTGAACAGAATCCCAATATTGCCCCTCAGCAAT GCACAGTTTGTCTACAGCCGTTCTGTCACTTGTACTGGGGCTGCACTCGGATGGCATGTTTTGGCTGCTTGGCACCATTCTGTG AAATAAATCTTGGTGACAAGTGTTTAGATGGAATCCTAAACAACAACCATTATGAGTCGGATATTCTAAAG GAATACCTGGCATTCAGGGGTTTTACATGGAAAAACATGTTAAATGAAAGTCTCTTAGCTCTTCAAAGAGAAGTTTTTATGCTGTCAG ATTACAGAATTACTGGGAACACAGTGCTTTGTTATTGTTGTGGCCTCCGCAGCTTCCGAGAGCTCGCCTACCAGTATAGGCAGAATattcctgctgctgaattgccag TGACTGTCACATCACGTCCTGATTGCTACTGGGGGCGCAATTGCCGGACTCAGGTTAAAGCACACCATGCTAT gaaATTCAATCACATTTGTGAACAAACACGTTTCAAGAACTGA